One window of Medicago truncatula cultivar Jemalong A17 chromosome 2, MtrunA17r5.0-ANR, whole genome shotgun sequence genomic DNA carries:
- the LOC11415983 gene encoding outer envelope pore protein 16-2, chloroplastic isoform X2 has protein sequence MNLKTSSEVETRALLDEICSFDRKGLFDLGHPLLNRIAESFVKAAGIGAVQAVSREAYFTAIDGETSNKSLDAMVINTGKESLQWGVAAGIYSGLTYGLKEARGAHDWKNSAVAGAITGATLALTLEDSTHEHVVQCAITGAAISTVANLLKGIF, from the exons ATGAACTTGAAGACGAGCAGTGAGGTAGAGACAAGGGCTCTACTTGATGAGATATGTAGCTTTGATAGGAAAGGTCTGTTTGACCTTGGCCACCCTCTTCTTAACCGCATTGCTGAGAGTTTTGTCAAAGCTGCTGGAATTGGTGCTGTTCAAGCTGTCTCTCGTGAGGCTTATTTCACTGCCATTGATG GAGAGACCAGTAACAAATCCCTCGATGCCATG GTGATTAACACTGGGAAAGAGTCCTTACAATGGG GAGTGGCTGCAGGAATATACTCCGGCCTAACATATGGGCTGAAGGAAGCTCGAGGAGCTCATGACTGG AAAAACAGTGCAGTTGCTGGAGCAATCACCGGGGCTACCCTTGCACTTACATTGGAAGACTCCACACATGAACATGTTGTTCAATGTGCTATCACTGGAGCTGCAATCTCAACTGTTGCAAATCTTCTCAAAGGGATTTTCTAA
- the LOC11417477 gene encoding DNA-directed RNA polymerases II, IV and V subunit 9A: MSTMKFCRECNNILYPKEDREQKILLYACRNCDHQEAADNFCVYRNEIHHSVAERTQVLQDVAADPTLPRTKAVRCVQCNHGEAVFFQATARGEEGMTLFFVCCNPNCGHRWRD; the protein is encoded by the exons ATGAGTACCATGAAGTTTTGTCGTGAATG TAACAACATTCTGTACCCTAAGGAAGACAGAGAGCAGAAGATTCTTCTCTATGCTTGCCGTAATTGCGATCACCAg GAGGCAGCTGATAACTTCTGTGTCTACAGAAATGAGATTCATCACTCTGTCGCTGAGCGCACTCAAGTGTTGCAGGATGTAGCTGCAGATCCAACACTTCCTCGCACCAAAGCCGTTCGCTGCGTTCAATGCAATCATGGTGAAGCTGTGTTTTTCCAG GCAACTGCCAGAGGCGAGGAAGGAATGACACTTTTCTTTGTTTGCTGCAACCCAAACTGTGGACACCGCTGGAGAGACTGA
- the LOC11415983 gene encoding outer envelope pore protein 16-2, chloroplastic isoform X1 gives MNLKTSSEVETRALLDEICSFDRKGLFDLGHPLLNRIAESFVKAAGIGAVQAVSREAYFTAIDGHKVDKGGVIPQDVSPTNKRRLPAGLRGETSNKSLDAMVINTGKESLQWGVAAGIYSGLTYGLKEARGAHDWKNSAVAGAITGATLALTLEDSTHEHVVQCAITGAAISTVANLLKGIF, from the exons ATGAACTTGAAGACGAGCAGTGAGGTAGAGACAAGGGCTCTACTTGATGAGATATGTAGCTTTGATAGGAAAGGTCTGTTTGACCTTGGCCACCCTCTTCTTAACCGCATTGCTGAGAGTTTTGTCAAAGCTGCTGGAATTGGTGCTGTTCAAGCTGTCTCTCGTGAGGCTTATTTCACTGCCATTGATG GTCACAAGGTTGATAAGGGTGGCGTTATTCCACAAGATGTTTCACCAACCAACAAACGTCGTTTGCCAGCAGGTCTTAGAG GAGAGACCAGTAACAAATCCCTCGATGCCATG GTGATTAACACTGGGAAAGAGTCCTTACAATGGG GAGTGGCTGCAGGAATATACTCCGGCCTAACATATGGGCTGAAGGAAGCTCGAGGAGCTCATGACTGG AAAAACAGTGCAGTTGCTGGAGCAATCACCGGGGCTACCCTTGCACTTACATTGGAAGACTCCACACATGAACATGTTGTTCAATGTGCTATCACTGGAGCTGCAATCTCAACTGTTGCAAATCTTCTCAAAGGGATTTTCTAA